Proteins from a single region of Candidatus Angelobacter sp.:
- a CDS encoding YqgE/AlgH family protein: MPDSFTSLKGQLLLDGGKLRGSFFHRAVVLVCQHDPEGAFGLVLNRSSGNEVGEVIVADMADSLKKLQLYLGGPVQPQALSFLHADSFLLNSNVMPNLNVGHSLDDLVELGQGFSSTQQLRIFAGYAGWSPGQLDDEMKREAWLTHPASIELVFSTDAGELWKTILRQKGWKYRLLSETPEDLSWN; the protein is encoded by the coding sequence ATGCCGGACAGTTTCACATCATTGAAAGGCCAGTTGCTGCTCGACGGAGGCAAGCTACGCGGTTCGTTTTTTCATAGGGCGGTCGTCCTGGTCTGCCAGCACGATCCGGAGGGCGCATTCGGGCTGGTGCTGAACCGGTCGAGCGGCAACGAAGTCGGCGAAGTGATCGTTGCCGACATGGCAGACAGTCTGAAGAAATTGCAACTGTATCTCGGCGGGCCGGTGCAACCACAGGCGCTCAGTTTCCTGCACGCTGACAGTTTTCTGCTCAACTCAAACGTGATGCCCAACCTCAACGTTGGCCACTCGCTGGATGATCTGGTGGAGCTTGGCCAGGGTTTTTCCTCGACCCAGCAGTTAAGGATCTTTGCCGGTTACGCGGGCTGGAGTCCGGGCCAGCTCGACGACGAAATGAAACGCGAGGCCTGGCTGACCCATCCTGCCTCGATTGAACTGGTCTTCAGCACGGACGCCGGAGAACTCTGGAAAACAATTCTACGACAAAAAGGATGGAAATACCGCCTCCTGTCCGAAACGCCCGAGGACCTGTCGTGGAATTGA